A single Vespula vulgaris chromosome 3, iyVesVulg1.1, whole genome shotgun sequence DNA region contains:
- the LOC127062849 gene encoding platelet binding protein GspB-like isoform X24: protein MKILVSSLLFLVVSTTALSIQPNRVDLRRNSPINTISKIEASLGIRAQGKGAVNSGQSTAAHGGSSAVVNIGINAGGKGGVNSGKNTGAYAGSNVNAKIGLGAVVGAGVNSGKNTGAYGGSNANAKIGVATAVGAGVNSGKNTGSHGGSNANAKIGVATAVGAGVNSGKNTGSHGGSNANAKIGVATAVGAGVNSGKNTGSHGGSNANAKIGVATAVGAGVNSGKNTGGHGGSNVNAKIGIGAAGGVNARGDSKAGLGIYAGVHGGSHARADLGIKGGINAAGHGRSGSNTGANVNAGINVRTKEGSSAKASIGINAGVNVGAHGRSNAGAKIGINTRVHAGDNRGSKAGANLGISAGLHTRWNLPSQEHNQHKNHHESHLSYIPSFHNLPKLPHIPLPHIPLPHIPLPHIPFPPFHFWSTSTTSTTTEKPCESESTSSSTSKHPIETSSSSASPSSSSPKQPSVAPSSSASPSSFNSEQPSEAPSSSVSPSSESTPCEEPSKAPSSSASPSSSSSEQPSEAPSSSASPSSSSSEQPSAAPSSSASPSSSSSEQPSEAPSSSASPSSSSSEQPSAAPSSSASPSPSSSERPSEEPSSSASPSSSSSEKPSEAPSSPASPSSSSSEQPSEASSSSASPNSESTPCEEPSEAPSSSASPSSTSSEQPSEASSSSASPSSSSSEQPSEAPSSSASPSSSSSEQPSEAPSSSASPSSSSSEQPSEATSSSASPSPSSSEQPSEAPSSSASPSPSSSEQPSEAPSSSASPSSSSSEQPSEAPSSSAAPNSESTPCEEPSEASSSSASHSSTSSEQPSEAPSSSASPSSSSSEQPSEAPSSSASPSPSSSEQPSEAPSSSASPSSSSSEQPSEAPSSSASPSSSSSEQPSEAPSSSASPSPSSSEQPSEAPSSSASPSSSSSEQPSEAPSSSAAPNSESTPCEEPSEAPSSSASPSSTSSEQPSEAPSSSASPSSSSSEQPSEAPSSSASPSSSSSEQPSEAPSSSASPSPSSSEQPSEAPSSSASPSSSSSEQPSEAPSSSAAPNSESTPCEEPSEAPSSSASPSSTSSEQPSEAPSSSASPSSSSSEQPSEAPSSSASPSSSSSEQPSEAPSSSASPSSSSSEQPSEAPSSSASPSSSSSEQPSEAPSSSASPSSSSSEQPSEAPSSSASPSPSSSEQPSEAPSSSASPSSSSSEQPSEAPSSSASPSSSSSEQPSEAPSSSASPSSSSSEQPSEAPSSSASPSPSSSEQPSEAPSSSASPSTSSFEQPSEAPSSSASPSSSSPEQPSEAPSSSASPISESTPCEESSKAPSSSASPSTSSSEQPSEAPSSSTSPSPSSSEQPSEEPSSSTSPSSSSSEQPSVTPSSSASPSSESTPCEDPSEAPSSSASPSSSSSEQPSEAPSSSASPNSSSSEQPSEAPSSSASPSSSSSEQPSEAPSSSASPSSSSSEQPSVAPSSSASPSSSSSEQPSEAPSSSASPSSESTPCEEPSEAPSSSASPSSSSSEQPSEAPSSSASPSSSSSDQPSEAPSSSASPSSSSSEQPSEAPSSSASPSSESTPCEEPSEAPSSSASPSSSSSEQPSEAPSSSASPSSSSSEQPSEAPSSSASPSSSSSEQPSEAPSSSASPSSSSSEQPSEAPSSSASPSPSSSEQPSEAPSSSASPSSSSSEQPSEAPSSSASPSSSSSDQPSEAPSSSASPSSSSSEQPSEAPSSSTSPSSESTPCEEPSEAPSSSASPSSSSSEQPSEAPSSSASPSSSSSEQPSEAPSSSASPSSSSSDQPSEAPSSSASPSSSSSEQPSEAPSSSASPSSESTPCEEPSEAPSSSASPSSSSSEQPSEAPSSSASPSSSSSEQPSEAPSSSASPSSSSSEQPSEAPSSSVSPSSSSSEQPSEAPSSSASPSPSSSEQPSEAPSSSASPSSSSSEQPSEAPSSSASPSPSSSEQPSEAPSSSASPSSSSSEQPSEAPSSSASPSPSSSEQPSEAPSSSASPSSSSSEQPSEAPSSSASPSSSSSEQPSEAPSSSASPSSSSSEQPSEAPSSSASPSSSSSEQPTEAPSSSASPSSSSSEQPSEAPSSSAAPSSSSSEQPSEAPSSSASPSSSSSEQPSEAPSSSASPSSESTPCEEPSEAPSSSASPSSESTPCEEPSEAPSSSASPSSSSSEQPSEAPSSSASPSSSSSEQPSEAPSSSASPTSSSSEQPSVGPSSSPSPSSDSTPCDESSEGPSSSGSPSSSSSPQPSGAPSSSASPSTDSTPWTPSTGVPYHFTNPAGRHCICY from the exons ATGAAGATACTCGTGTCCTCTCTACTCTTCCTTGTGGTTTCTACCACGGCCCTCTCG ATACAACCAAATCGAGTGGATCTAAGAAGAAATTCAccaataaatacaataagcaAAATTGAAGCAAGTCTAGGAATAAGAGCACAAGGAAAAGGAGCAGTGAATTCAGGACAGAGTACAGCAGCGCATGGAGGATCAAGTGCAGTCGTTAACATAGGAATAAATgcaggaggaaaaggaggagtgAATTCGGGAAAGAATACAGGAGCGTATGCAGGATCAAATGTAAACGCAAAAATAGGATTAGGTGCAGTAGTAGGAGCAGGAGTGAATTCAGGAAAGAATACAGGAGCGTATGGAGGATCAAATGCAAACGCTAAAATAGGAGTAGCTACAGCAGTAGGAGCAGGAGTGAATTCAGGAAAGAATACAGGATCGCATGGAGGATCAAATGCAAACGCTAAAATAGGAGTAGCTACAGCAGTAGGAGCAGGAGTGAATTCAGGAAAGAATACAGGATCGCATGGAGGATCAAATGCAAACGCTAAAATAGGAGTAGCTACAGCAGTAGGAGCAGGAGTGAATTCAGGAAAGAATACAGGATCGCATGGAGGATCAAATGCAAACGCTAAAATAGGAGTAGCTACAGCAGTAGGAGCAGGAGTGAATTCAGGAAAGAATACAGGAGGGCATGGAGGATCAAATGTAAACGCTAAAATAGGAATAGGTGCAGCAGGAGGAGTAAATGCGAGAGGAGACTCAAAAGCTGGTCTAGGAATATATGCAGGAGTACATGGAGGATCACATGCAAGAGCTGATTTAGGAATAAAGGGAGGAATAAATGCAGCAGGACATGGACGATCAGGTTCAAACACTGGTGCAAATGTAAATGCAGGAATAAATGtgagaacgaaagaaggatCAAGTGCAAAAGCTAGTATAGGAATAAATGCAGGAGTAAATGTGGGAGCGCATGGAAGATCAAATGCAGGAGCTAAAATAGGAATAAACACAAGAGTACATGCGGGAGATAATAGAGGATCAAAAGCAGGAGCAAATCTAGGAATAAGTGCAGGTCTACATACAAGATGGAACCTTCCCTCTCAAGAACATAACCAACACAAAAACCATCATGAATCTCATTTATCTTACATTCCCAGTTTCCATAATCTACCCAAATTACCACATATACCATTACCACATATACCATTGCCACATATACCATTACCTCATATACCATTTCCACCTTTCCACTTTTGGTCCACTAgcactacttctactactactgaAAAACCATGTGAATCTGAGTCTACTAGCTCTTCTACTTCTAAACATCCAATTGAAACATCGAGTAGCTCTGCATCGCCTAGTTCTTCCAGTCCCAAACAACCAAGCGTAGCACCAAGCAGCTCAGCCTCGCCTAGTTCCTTCAACTCTGAACAACCCAGTGAAGCACCTAGTAGTTCGGTCTCACCAAGTTCTGAATCTACCCCTTGTGAAGAACCAAGCAAAGCACCCAGCAGCTCTGCCTCACCAAGTTCTTCAAGTTCTGAACAACCTAGTGAAGCACCTAGCAGCTCTGCCTCGCCTAGTTCTTCCAGTTCTGAACAACCAAGCGCAGCACCCAGCAGCTCTGCCTCACCAAGTTCTTCAAGTTCTGAACAACCTAGTGAAGCACCTAGCAGCTCTGCCTCGCCTAGTTCTTCCAGTTCTGAACAACCAAGCGCAGCACCCAGCAGCTCTGCCTCACCAAGTCCTTCCAGTTCTGAACGACCTAGTGAAGAACCCAGCAGTTCTGCCTCACCTAGTTCTTCCAGTTCTGAAAAACCCAGTGAAGCACCCAGCAGCCCTGCCTCGCCTAGTTCTTCCAGTTCTGAACAACCAAGTGAAGCATCTAGTAGTTCGGCCTCACCAAATTCGGAATCTACTCCTTGTGAAGAACCAAGCGAAGCACCCAGCAGCTCTGCCTCGCCTAGTTCTACCAGTTCTGAACAACCTAGTGAAGCATCCAGCAGCTCTGCCTCGCCTAGTTCTTCCAGTTCTGAACAGCCCAGTGAAGCACCCAGCAGCTCTGCCTCGCCTAGTTCTTCCAGTTCTGAACAACCCAGTGAAGCACCCAGCAGCTCTGCCTCGCCTAGTTCTTCCAGTTCTGAACAACCAAGTGAAGCAACCAGCAGTTCTGCCTCACCAAGTCCTTCAAGTTCAGAACAACCAAGCGAAGCACCAAGCAGCTCTGCCTCGC CAAGTCCTTCCAGTTCAGAACAACCAAGCGAAGCACCAAGCAGCTCTGCCTCGCCTAGTTCTTCCAGTTCTGAACAACCAAGTGAAGCACCTAGTAGTTCGGCCGCACCAAATTCGGAATCTACTCCTTGTGAAGAACCAAGCGAAGCATCTAGCAGCTCTGCCTCGCATAGTTCTACTAGTTCTGAACAACCCAGTGAAGCACCCAGCAGCTCTGCCTCGCCTAGTTCTTCCAGTTCTGAACAACCCAGTGAAGCACCCAGCAGTTCTGCCTCACCCAGTCCTTCCAGTTCAGAGCAACCAAGCGAAGCACCAAGCAGCTCTGCCTCGCCTAGTTCTTCCAGTTCTGAACAACCCAGTGAAGCACCAAGCAGCTCTGCCTCACCAAGCTCTTCTAGTTCTGAACAACCAAGCGAAGCACCCAGCAGTTCTGCCTCACCAAGTCCTTCCAGTTCAGAACAACCAAGCGAAGCACCAAGCAGCTCTGCCTCGCCTAGTTCTTCCAGTTCTGAACAACCAAGTGAAGCACCTAGTAGTTCGGCCGCACCAAATTCGGAATCTACTCCTTGTGAAGAACCAAGCGAAGCACCTAGCAGCTCTGCCTCGCCCAGTTCTACTAGTTCTGAACAACCCAGTGAAGCACCCAGCAGCTCTGCCTCGCCTAGTTCTTCCAGTTCTGAACAGCCCAGTGAAGCACCCAGCAGCTCTGCCTCGCCAAGCTCTTCCAGTTCTGAACAACCAAGCGAAGCACCCAGCAGTTCTGCCTCACCAAGTCCTTCCAGTTCAGAACAACCAAGCGAAGCACCAAGCAGCTCTGCCTCGCCTAGTTCTTCCAGTTCTGAACAACCAAGTGAAGCACCTAGTAGTTCGGCCGCACCAAATTCGGAATCTACTCCTTGTGAAGAACCAAGCGAAGCACCTAGCAGCTCTGCCTCGCCCAGTTCTACTAGTTCTGAACAACCCAGTGAAGCACCCAGCAGCTCTGCCTCGCCTAGTTCTTCCAGTTCTGAACAGCCCAGTGAAGCACCCAGCAGCTCTGCCTCGCCAAGTTCTTCCAGTTCTGAACAACCCAGTGAAGCACCCAGCAGCTCTGCCTCGCCAAGTTCTTCCAGTTCTGAACAACCCAGTGAAGCACCCAGCAGCTCGGCCTCGCCTAGTTCTTCCAGTTCTGAACAACCCAGTGAAGCACCCAGCAGCTCTGCCTCACCAAGCTCTTCCAGTTCTGAACAACCAAGCGAAGCACCCAGCAGTTCTGCCTCACCGAGTCCTTCCAGTTCAGAACAACCAAGCGAAGCACCAAGCAGCTCTGCCTCGCCTAGTTCTTCCAGTTCTGAACAACCAAGTGAAGCAC CCAGCAGCTCTGCCTCGCCAAGTTCTTCCAGTTCTGAACAACCCAGTGAAGCACCCAGCAGCTCGGCCTCGCCTAGTTCTTCCAGTTCTGAACAACCCAGTGAAGCACCCAGCAGTTCTGCCTCACCAAGTCCTTCCAGTTCAGAACAACCAAGCGAAGCACCAAGCAGCTCTGCCTCACCTAGTACTTCCAGTTTTGAACAACCCAGTGAAGCACCCAGCAGCTCTGCCTCGCCTAGTTCTTCGAGTCCTGAACAACCCAGTGAAGCACCTAGTAGCTCTGCCTCGCCAATTTCTGAATCTACTCCTTGTGAAGAATCAAGCAAAGCACCCAGCAGTTCTGCTTCACCAAGTACTTCCAGTTCTGAACAACCAAGTGAAGCACCCAGCAGCTCTACTTCACCTAGTCCTTCCAGTTCTGAACAACCTAGTGAAGAACCCAGCAGCTCTACCTCGCCTAGTTCTTCCAGTTCTGAACAACCGAGCGTAACACCTAGTAGTTCGGCCTCACCAAGTTCTGAATCTACCCCTTGTGAAGATCCGAGCGAAGCACCCAGCAGCTCGGCTTCACCAAGTTCTTCCAGTTCTGAACAACCCAGTGAAGCACCAAGCAGCTCTGCCTCACCTAATTCTTCCAGTTCTGAACAACCCAGTGAAGCACCAAGCAGCTCTGCCTCACCTAGTTCTTCCAGTTCTGAACAACCCAGTGAAGCACCCAGCAGCTCTGCCTCGCCAAGTTCTTCTAGTTCTGAACAACCGAGCGTAGCACCTAGTAGTTCTGCCTCACCAAGTTCTTCCAGTTCTGAACAACCAAGTGAAGCACCCAGCAGCTCTGCCTCACCAAGTTCTGAATCTACCCCTTGTGAAGAACCAAGCGAAGCTCCCAGTAGCTCGGCCTCACCAAGTTCCTCCAGTTCTGAACAACCAAGTGAAGCACCCAGCAGCTCTGCCTCTC CAAGTTCTTCCAGTTCCGATCAACCAAGCGAAGCTCCCAGTAGCTCTGCCTCACCAAGTTCTTCTAGTTCTGAACAACCTAGTGAAGCACCCAGCAGCTCTGCCTCACCAAGTTCTGAATCTACCCCTTGTGAAGAACCAAGCGAAGCACCCAGCAGCTCTGCCTCGCCTAGTTCTTCCAGTTCTGAACAGCCCAGTGAAGCACCCAGCAGCTCTGCCTCGCCAAGTTCTTCCAGTTCTGAACAACCCAGTGAAGCACCCAGCAGCTCGGCCTCGCCTAGTTCTTCCAGTTCTGAACAACCCAGTGAAGCACCCAGCAGCTCTGCCTCACCAAGCTCTTCCAGTTCTGAACAACCAAGCGAAGCACCCAGCAGTTCTGCCTCACCAAGTCCTTCCAGTTCTGAACAACCAAGCGAAGCACCCAGCAGCTCTGCCTCACCTAGTTCTTCCAGTTCTGAACAACCAAGTGAAGCACCCAGCAGCTCTGCCTCACCAAGTTCTTCCAGTTCCGATCAACCAAGCGAAGCTCCCAGTAGCTCTGCCTCACCAAGTTCTTCCAGTTCTGAACAACCAAGTGAAGCACCCAGCAGCTCTACCTCACCAAGTTCTGAATCTACCCCTTGTGAAGAACCAAGCGAAGCACCCAGCAGCTCTGCCTCGCCTAGTTCTTCCAGTTCTGAGCAGCCCAGTGAAGCACCCAGCAGCTCTGCCTCGCCAAGTTCTTCCAGTTCTGAACAACCCAGTGAAGCACCCAGCAGCTCGGCCTCGCCTAGTTCTTCCAGTTCCGATCAACCAAGCGAAGCTCCCAGTAGCTCTGCCTCACCAAGTTCTTCCAGTTCTGAACAACCAAGTGAAGCACCCAGCAGCTCTGCCTCACCAAGTTCTGAATCTACCCCTTGTGAAGAACCAAGCGAAGCACCCAGCAGCTCTGCCTCGCCTAGTTCTTCCAGTTCTGAACAACCCAGTGAAGCACCCAGCAGCTCTGCCTCGCCTAGTTCTTCCAGTTCTGAACAACCCAGTGAAGCACCCAGCAGCTCTGCCTCACCAAGCTCTTCCAGTTCTGAACAACCAAGCGAAGCACCCAGCAGTTCTGTCTCACCAAGCTCTTCCAGTTCTGAACAACCAAGCGAAGCACCCAGCAGTTCTGCCTCACCAAGTCCTTCCAGTTCTGAACAACCAAGCGAAGCACCCAGCAGCTCTGCCTCAC CAAGCTCTTCCAGTTCTGAACAACCAAGCGAAGCACCCAGCAGTTCTGCCTCACCAAGTCCTTCCAGTTCTGAACAACCAAGCGAAGCACCCAGCAGTTCTGCCTCACCAAGCTCTTCCAGTTCTGAACAACCAAGCGAAGCACCCAGCAGTTCTGCCTCACCAAGTCCTTCCAGTTCTGAACAACCAAGCGAAGCACCCAGCAGTTCTGCCTCGCCTAGTTCTTCCAGTTCTGAACAACCCAGTGAAGCACCCAGCAGCTCTGCCTCACCAAGCTCTTCCAGTTCTGAACAACCAAGCGAAGCACCCAGCAGTTCTGCCTCACCAAGCTCTTCCAGTTCTGAGCAACCAAGCGAAGCACCAAGCAGCTCGGCCTCGCCTAGTTCCTCCAGTTCTGAACAACCAACTGAAGCACCCAGCAGCTCTGCCTCGCCTAGTTCTTCCAGTTCTGAACAACCAAGTGAAGCTCCCAGTAGCTCTGCCGCGCCTAGTTCTTCCAGTTCTGAACAACCAAGTGAAGCTCCCAGTAGCTCTGCCTCACCAAGTTCTTCCAGTTCTGAACAACCAAGTGAAGCACCCAGCAGCTCTGCCTCACCAAGTTCTGAATCTACCCCTTGTGAAGAACCAAGCGAAGCAC CCAGCAGCTCTGCCTCACCAAGTTCTGAATCTACCCCTTGTGAAGAACCAAGCGAAGCACCCAGCAGCTCGGCCTCGCCTAGTTCTTCCAGTTCTGAACAACCAAGCGAAGCACCCAGCAGCTCTGCCTCACCTAGTTCTTCCAGTTCTGAGCAACCAAGCGAAGCTCCCAGCAGCTCTGCCTCACCAACTTCTTCCAGTTCTGAACAACCTAGTGTAGGACCTAGTAGTTCGCCCTCACCAAGTTCTGACTCTACTCCTTGTGATGAATCAAGCGAAGGACCAAGCAGTTCTGGCTCCCCTAGTTCTTCCAGTTCTCCCCAACCGAGCGGAGCACCAAGTAGTTCTGCCTCACCAAGTACTGATTCCACCCCTTGGACCCCATCGACTGGTGTACCTTACCACTTTACGAATCCTGCCGGTCGACATTGCATTTgctattga